From the Exiguobacterium marinum DSM 16307 genome, the window AACGACTACACTCGGTGCAGTCGCCTGGATCGCCATTTATCGTGTCTTGCCGAACCAGTTGTCTCAAGAAAAAGCATCACTTCGTGAACAATTGACATTGCTGACGAATCCGCGCATTTTGATTGCCTTCCTGATTCCGGCGTTCGGTTTCGGGGCAACGTATGTCGTGTATACGTATCTCGTGCCGATTTTAAAAGATGTACTCGGTGTACCGGTCGCTTGGGTCAGTCCGATTTTATTCGCATACGGATTCATTTCGATTTTCAGTAATATCGCTGCCGGAAAAATCGCTAGTCACAATCCAATCGGACGCCTACGGTTCGTCTTTCTCGTCCAGGCGTTCGTCCTGGCCGCGCTATTTGTGACGACGTCGAATGTGACGCTCGGTCTTCTCAATATCGCACTCATGTCGTTCATGGCAATTTTATTGACGACATCGACTCAGATTTATTTGATTGATTTGGCAGAGAAGTTCAATCCGAACGCCAAAGGTCTCGCCTCGTCACTCATGCCAGTGGCAAGTAACGTCGGAATTGGACTCGGTTCCGCTCTCGGTGGTGTCGTCTATGCGACGAGTCCGATCATGACGCTCGCGCTCGTCGGCGGATTGGTCGCCCTCGTCACAGCCGGGTTGACTGCAATCAGTTATTCGCTCGACCAACGCTAAAACGTGCGCACCTCGATGCAGGTGCGCACGTTTTTCATAACCATTCGAGAATTGCGGATAGGACTTCGTCCAATTGTTCTTTCGATGTGAGAGGACTTTCCTGATCCCCTTTTTGTGGACCATACATCCCGAAGTTCGCATGGTTCCCAGATTCGATTTGTACGAATTGACTATCTTCAGGAAGGTCACTTCGACTCGCATCGATATCTTCCGGGACAGCCAGCCCATCCAATTCACCCGAGATCGATAATACGCGTAAGTCACTGTCGACCATCGAGCTGATCGGATACGAGGCGAGGAAAATCACACCCTCCACCAATTCTTGATGTTCGAGCGCGTACCCCGATGCCGCTGAACCTCCAAGAGAGTGACCGGCCACGACCCAGCGTTCAATCTCCGGATGTGCCTCGATGATTGAATCGGCTGCGTCGATATCTAAAATGCCTAAGTTAAGACGAAGCGACGGAATGGCGACAAAGACACCCTCTTCTGCTAATCGTGTTCCATAATATGCATACGCCTCTTTCTCGACTTTTGCCCCTGGGTAGAGAATGACCCCGACCTCGCTCGCCGTGTCGCCGAACTCGAGACGGTTGTCAACCAAGGTCCCTTCTTCCGCATACTGCGTCGCTTCATCGGTCGGTCCATACGTGAACTGTGTCCAAATGAAAAAGCCAGCGACCGCGATGACAAGCAGTCCCAAGACTACCAGTCCTGCCCATTTAAAGAATTTCTTCATTATATAGCCTCCATTTGCATCCACTTCATCATAACGTTACACTAATAAGAAAAAGCATGATCAGGGGGACACCATGACCAGAAGTAATGTAACCACGACGATTCAGTGGTTTATTTTTATTTTAGCTACAAATATTGTACCACCACTCTCCATCGCCGCCTTGTTTGAACTGTCACCAGATGAGACGATGACCTTCATATCCCGCTCACTCTTCATCTTCGCACTCTTTAGCATCGTCCAGACGATGCTCGGGCATCGCCTCCCGATTCTCGAAGGGCCCGCCGGCATTTGGTGGGGTGTCTTCACCCTATACGCATCAATCGGTCCCGCCCTATACGGAAGTCAGCAAGAAACACTGCAGGCACTCGGTTTTATGTTGTTCTTGAGCGGGATCATCGGTGTATTGTT encodes:
- a CDS encoding alpha/beta hydrolase; the protein is MKKFFKWAGLVVLGLLVIAVAGFFIWTQFTYGPTDEATQYAEEGTLVDNRLEFGDTASEVGVILYPGAKVEKEAYAYYGTRLAEEGVFVAIPSLRLNLGILDIDAADSIIEAHPEIERWVVAGHSLGGSAASGYALEHQELVEGVIFLASYPISSMVDSDLRVLSISGELDGLAVPEDIDASRSDLPEDSQFVQIESGNHANFGMYGPQKGDQESPLTSKEQLDEVLSAILEWL
- a CDS encoding MFS transporter, whose amino-acid sequence is MKTSSLSRSDWILVLSLSLLTFVLGTSEFVIVGILPDIASGLSISIATAGSLVSAFAISFAVGTPIMMSLTSHLPKRKLMLGLTILFTILNLLSSLAPLYEWLLVLRMLTAVVTGVLISLAMLVASESVPPAKRGVAVSFIFGGFTMANVFGVPIGTFIGQQAGWESTFLLTTTLGAVAWIAIYRVLPNQLSQEKASLREQLTLLTNPRILIAFLIPAFGFGATYVVYTYLVPILKDVLGVPVAWVSPILFAYGFISIFSNIAAGKIASHNPIGRLRFVFLVQAFVLAALFVTTSNVTLGLLNIALMSFMAILLTTSTQIYLIDLAEKFNPNAKGLASSLMPVASNVGIGLGSALGGVVYATSPIMTLALVGGLVALVTAGLTAISYSLDQR